The Bacillota bacterium genomic sequence GCGAGCCTTGGCATAGGCGTGGCCTTCTCTGCCTTGTTCATCCTGGTTTACCAGGGCGGCATCACCCTACTGGCCTCGTGGGCCAGCTCGGTGCTGACGGATGCCATGGTGGTGGAGATGGCGGCCGTTGGCGGGGTCCTCATATCCGGGATAGGCCTTGGCCTCCTGGACATAAAGAAGGTAAGGGTAGCCAATCTCCTCCCTGCCATCTTCATCGCCCCGTTCCTGGCAGCCCTGGCGGGGAGGCTCTAGAGGAGGAGGGTCGCGTGAAATTCCGGATAGCCCTGATCCAGATGAACTCCAGGGGGGATAAGGAGGACAACCTGGGGCGTGCCTTGGCCATGGTGAAAGAGGCGGGACGGGAGGGGGCGGACCTGGTGTGCCTGCCAGAGTGTTTCAGCTACCTCGGTCCTCAGGAGGATACGCCCCGCCATGCGGAGGAGATCCCCGGCCCCACCACTGAGCGGCTTGCCCAGGTTGCCAGGGAGTATGGCATGTACGTGCACGGAGGGAGCATTCCCGAGACATCCGGGGCTGAGGGCACGGTCTACAACACCACGGCCTTCCTGGACCGGGACGGCAGCCTACTGGAGACATACCGCAAGATCCACCTCTTTGATGTGGACCTGGGGGTAGCCAGCTACCGGGAGTCTATGGTCACCCTTCCCGGGGACCGGCTGGTCACCGTCACAACGAAATTGGGAACGATAGGCCTGACCATCTGCTATGACCTGCGTTTCCCCGAACTCTACCGGTCCTTGGCACTGGCGGGGGCCCGCCTCATCCTTGTGCCCGCAGCCTTCACCCTCTATACCGGGAAGGATCACTGGGAGCCTCTGCTCAGGGCCAGGGCCATCGAAAACCAGGTGTTTATAGCCGCTCCTGCTCAGTTCGGGGCCTCAGAACCAGGGAATATTACCTATGGGAACAGCATGGTGGTGGACCCCTGGGGGGTGCCTGTTGCCAGGTGTTCCGAGCGCGAGCAGGTGTTGATGGTCACGATAGACCTGGACATCGTGGATGAGGTAAGGGCCAAGGTTCCATCCTGGGATCACAGGGTGCCGGCCATCTATGACCTGGGTTGAGCCGCCGGGGCACTCCGCGTCACTGGCCAACAGCCTGCCTGACCGCCGCCTGGTGAGCCCTGTCCGTCATGGGGACCCCAGTGCTGGTATATGAGGATCCATGGGTGGTGCTGCCAGTGAAATGGATACAGAAGTGCCCGGGGAACCCATTATCTTTTATGGCCTGCTGGCCATGGGGCATCCCGTGCATGGACGCGGCTATGCGCTGGCCGCCAACCTCTACAACTATAGGGACCCGGGCCCAGCTCCATTGACCGTAGACCTGCCTCATCACCTCAGTATCCTGGGCCTTCAGCGGCTCTACATCAGCGTGAGCCCAGCCGCCCCTGCGCCACACCTTGAAGGTGAGGCC encodes the following:
- a CDS encoding carbon-nitrogen hydrolase family protein — translated: MKFRIALIQMNSRGDKEDNLGRALAMVKEAGREGADLVCLPECFSYLGPQEDTPRHAEEIPGPTTERLAQVAREYGMYVHGGSIPETSGAEGTVYNTTAFLDRDGSLLETYRKIHLFDVDLGVASYRESMVTLPGDRLVTVTTKLGTIGLTICYDLRFPELYRSLALAGARLILVPAAFTLYTGKDHWEPLLRARAIENQVFIAAPAQFGASEPGNITYGNSMVVDPWGVPVARCSEREQVLMVTIDLDIVDEVRAKVPSWDHRVPAIYDLG